One segment of Synechococcus sp. MU1617 DNA contains the following:
- the uvrB gene encoding excinuclease ABC subunit UvrB, which translates to MPAYDLTAPYSPKGDQPAAIKQLVQGVNGGERYQTLLGATGTGKTFTMANVIAQTGRPALVLAHNKTLAAQLCNELREFFPKNAVEYFISYYDYYQPEAYVPVSDTYIAKTASINEEIDMLRHSATRSLFERRDVIVVASISCIYGLGIPSEYLKAAVKFEVGETLNIRGQLRELVDNQYTRNDTEIARGRFRMKGDVLEIGPAYEDRLVRIELFGDEVEAIRYVDPITGEILQSLEEVNIYPAKHFVTPKDRLDSAISAIRSELRERLDVLNSEGKLLEAQRLEQRTKYDLEMLGQVGYCNGVENYARHLAGREEGTPPECLIDYFPDDWLLIVDESHVTCSQLQAMYNGDQARKKVLIEHGFRLPSAADNRPLKGEEFWEKAQQTVFVSATPGNWEMEVSGGEVAEQVIRPTGVLDPVVEVRPTTGQVDDLLGEIRDRAAKNQRVLVTTLTKRMAEDLTDYLAENEVRVRYLHSEIHSIERIEIIQDLRLGEYDVLVGVNLLREGLDLPEVSLVAILDADKEGFLRAERSLIQTIGRAARHVEGVALLYADNMTDSMAKAISETERRRAVQQTYNKKHGVVPTAAGKKASNSILSFLELSRKLKQDGPDADLVEVVGKAAKALEDSLDASMALEALPELIHQLEAKMKEAAKKLDFEEAANLRDRVKQLRQKMAGPS; encoded by the coding sequence ATGCCCGCCTACGACCTCACGGCTCCTTATTCGCCGAAGGGCGATCAGCCCGCGGCGATCAAGCAGCTTGTGCAGGGGGTGAACGGCGGTGAGCGCTATCAGACCCTGCTGGGGGCAACGGGCACGGGTAAGACCTTCACGATGGCCAATGTCATTGCCCAGACCGGCCGGCCAGCCCTGGTGCTGGCCCACAACAAAACCCTGGCGGCCCAGCTCTGCAACGAATTGCGGGAGTTCTTCCCCAAGAACGCCGTTGAGTACTTCATCTCCTATTACGACTATTACCAACCTGAGGCCTACGTTCCGGTCAGTGACACTTACATCGCCAAGACGGCGTCGATCAACGAGGAGATCGACATGCTGCGCCACTCGGCGACGCGCTCGCTGTTTGAGCGGCGCGACGTGATCGTGGTGGCCTCGATCAGCTGCATCTACGGCTTGGGCATTCCCAGTGAATACCTCAAGGCGGCGGTGAAGTTTGAGGTGGGCGAGACCCTCAACATCCGCGGTCAGCTGCGGGAGCTTGTAGACAACCAGTACACCCGCAACGACACCGAAATCGCCCGCGGCCGTTTTCGGATGAAAGGGGATGTGCTGGAGATCGGCCCAGCCTACGAAGACCGGTTGGTGCGGATCGAGCTGTTCGGCGACGAGGTGGAGGCGATCCGTTATGTCGACCCCATCACCGGCGAGATCCTCCAGAGCTTGGAGGAGGTGAACATCTATCCGGCCAAGCACTTTGTGACGCCCAAAGACAGGCTTGACTCCGCCATCAGTGCCATCCGCTCGGAGTTGCGGGAGCGCTTGGATGTGCTCAACAGCGAAGGCAAGTTGCTGGAGGCTCAGAGACTGGAGCAGCGCACCAAGTACGACCTGGAGATGCTGGGGCAGGTGGGTTATTGCAACGGGGTGGAGAACTACGCCCGTCACTTGGCCGGCCGTGAGGAGGGCACACCGCCGGAGTGCCTTATTGATTACTTCCCGGACGACTGGTTGTTGATCGTGGACGAGAGCCACGTCACCTGCTCGCAGCTACAGGCGATGTACAACGGCGACCAGGCCCGTAAGAAGGTGCTGATCGAGCATGGTTTTCGCCTGCCCAGCGCAGCCGACAACCGGCCGCTCAAGGGCGAAGAGTTCTGGGAGAAGGCGCAGCAGACGGTATTTGTCTCGGCCACGCCGGGCAACTGGGAGATGGAGGTGAGCGGAGGTGAGGTGGCCGAGCAGGTGATCCGCCCCACGGGAGTGCTCGATCCGGTAGTAGAGGTTCGGCCTACCACGGGGCAGGTGGACGATTTGCTGGGGGAGATCCGCGATCGGGCGGCCAAGAACCAGCGGGTCCTGGTCACCACCCTCACCAAGCGGATGGCGGAAGACCTCACCGATTACTTGGCGGAGAACGAGGTGCGGGTGCGTTACCTGCACTCGGAGATCCACTCCATCGAGCGGATTGAGATCATCCAGGACCTGCGTTTAGGCGAATACGACGTGCTAGTGGGGGTGAATCTGCTGCGAGAGGGCCTAGACCTGCCGGAGGTGAGCCTGGTGGCGATCCTCGATGCCGACAAGGAAGGCTTCCTGCGAGCGGAGCGCTCCTTGATTCAGACCATTGGCCGGGCCGCCCGCCATGTTGAGGGGGTGGCGCTGCTCTATGCCGACAACATGACCGACTCGATGGCCAAGGCCATCTCCGAAACCGAGCGGCGCCGTGCGGTCCAGCAGACTTACAACAAGAAGCACGGCGTGGTGCCCACGGCGGCAGGTAAGAAGGCCAGCAACTCGATCCTCAGCTTCCTGGAACTGAGCCGCAAGCTGAAGCAGGACGGCCCTGATGCCGATCTAGTTGAGGTGGTGGGAAAGGCCGCAAAGGCCTTGGAGGACAGTCTTGATGCCAGCATGGCTTTGGAGGCATTGCCGGAATTGATCCATCAGCTTGAGGCCAAGATGAAGGAGGCCGCCAAAAAGCTGGACTTCGAAGAGGCTGCGAACCTTCGGGATCGGGTCAAGCAGTTACGCCAGAAGATGGCGGGTCCTTCCTGA
- a CDS encoding GNAT family N-acetyltransferase — protein sequence MTPIRLVHHAPGAPGLRWLGLGPDLRPSRSLLKLQRLFDRHAFWARGRSFGQLRRLLAGSDAVVSLWRGKRLVGFGRATSDGCSRAVLWDIVVAGDLQGHGLGRRVIEELLHTPPVVGVERVYLMTTKSAGFYRQLGFQDANPQQLMVLRH from the coding sequence GTGACCCCGATCCGGCTGGTTCACCATGCCCCCGGTGCCCCCGGCCTGCGCTGGCTGGGGCTTGGGCCGGATCTGCGACCCAGCCGGTCGCTGCTCAAGCTGCAACGGCTGTTCGATCGCCACGCCTTCTGGGCCCGGGGCCGCAGCTTTGGTCAGCTGCGGCGGTTGCTGGCCGGTAGCGACGCCGTTGTGAGCCTCTGGCGGGGCAAGCGGCTGGTGGGCTTCGGCAGGGCCACCTCTGATGGCTGCAGCCGAGCCGTACTCTGGGACATCGTCGTAGCCGGCGATCTGCAGGGCCACGGCCTGGGCCGCCGGGTGATCGAAGAACTACTCCACACCCCACCGGTGGTGGGTGTGGAACGGGTTTATCTGATGACCACAAAGAGTGCAGGCTTCTACCGGCAACTGGGCTTCCAGGATGCGAACCCCCAGCAGTTGATGGTGCTGCGCCATTAG
- a CDS encoding aminoglycoside phosphotransferase family protein gives MSQLPDPWLTVLILAGGSLNNKQIGPLPSLSNNPADLADGSGLARDQINQHFRKLDGVKQCLLSDQSNTPIRPHLCDSGLEKLLIEPQSDVIASIKKALPKIETPWLLLQPITSLPTLDVELCYSIELGERPIPRENWSAVEAPETNKPRFLSRDQSVSTDEKPSHPFTGVICAPTELIEQLLPAAGSDLLLLAERLWKTGKVRFRMAPWMDLGHRATYSYSRLNRLKSRSFNKVSYDPRADLIRKCSSDQERLVQEYNYLRNLPLPLQRFFPALASQNMSTSNQEPSCLELEYIPFPNLAELFLHWQLGSNGWRQIARRLATARKIMLDSDAPEPTPQPVSTKWLYSQKLAKRLSLLRKQPPDLTSNLGLKWEKFWESPLHLQLVNPQGRETTKVMKLTSPHAASQAALKALPPLEKPQQLRRTHGDLCFNNILADPYSGSIRMIDPRGEAAPHSQWPSGYGDPRYDLVKLLHSCRYLYDIVCNSMFHLKLNDNVLTLQIDVPQHYDIVNNAIQEEVIKDELNPYEERFLTASLFLSMLPLHRQEPLHCVMFSCIAVLILENRFDNVLKASLSI, from the coding sequence ATGAGCCAACTACCTGATCCATGGCTGACCGTCCTAATACTGGCTGGCGGGTCCCTGAACAATAAACAGATTGGCCCACTCCCAAGCTTGAGCAACAATCCGGCCGACCTAGCTGATGGATCTGGCCTCGCACGAGACCAAATTAACCAACATTTTCGTAAATTAGATGGTGTTAAGCAGTGCCTTCTATCGGATCAATCAAACACACCCATCCGACCCCACCTTTGTGACAGCGGTTTGGAAAAGCTGCTGATCGAACCACAATCCGACGTGATCGCAAGCATCAAGAAAGCGCTACCAAAGATCGAGACACCTTGGCTACTGCTGCAACCGATCACTAGCCTTCCAACCCTGGACGTGGAGCTCTGCTACAGCATCGAGCTAGGCGAACGGCCCATCCCCCGGGAGAACTGGTCCGCTGTAGAAGCACCCGAAACCAATAAGCCTCGTTTTCTCAGCAGAGATCAATCGGTCAGCACAGACGAAAAACCCTCGCATCCTTTCACCGGCGTGATATGCGCACCTACGGAGCTGATCGAACAGCTGTTGCCAGCCGCAGGGAGCGATTTGCTGCTACTCGCGGAACGGCTTTGGAAGACTGGGAAGGTCCGATTTCGGATGGCCCCATGGATGGACCTCGGCCATCGGGCTACTTACAGCTACAGCCGTCTAAACAGACTTAAAAGCCGCAGCTTCAACAAAGTTTCCTATGACCCTCGAGCCGACCTGATACGCAAATGCTCCAGCGATCAAGAACGACTGGTTCAGGAATACAACTATTTGCGCAACCTGCCATTACCACTACAACGATTTTTTCCAGCACTAGCTTCTCAAAACATGAGTACTTCCAACCAGGAACCTTCCTGCCTAGAACTAGAATATATTCCCTTCCCCAACTTGGCAGAACTATTCCTGCACTGGCAGTTAGGAAGCAATGGATGGAGACAAATCGCTCGTCGTCTAGCCACAGCCCGAAAAATCATGCTGGATAGCGATGCACCAGAACCCACACCTCAGCCGGTATCAACAAAGTGGCTTTACAGTCAAAAACTGGCCAAAAGGCTTAGCTTGCTGCGAAAACAACCTCCCGACTTAACATCTAATCTTGGTTTGAAATGGGAAAAGTTCTGGGAAAGCCCACTTCATCTACAACTTGTGAATCCTCAGGGACGAGAAACTACAAAAGTCATGAAATTAACAAGCCCGCATGCTGCCAGCCAAGCAGCACTGAAGGCACTGCCTCCCCTTGAAAAGCCACAACAGCTGAGACGCACGCATGGAGACCTCTGCTTCAACAACATCCTGGCTGATCCCTACAGCGGCTCAATCCGTATGATTGATCCAAGGGGCGAAGCGGCACCGCATTCGCAATGGCCTAGTGGATATGGCGACCCCCGCTATGATCTAGTAAAATTATTGCATTCATGCCGATACCTTTACGATATTGTTTGCAACAGCATGTTCCATCTGAAGTTAAATGATAACGTACTAACGCTACAGATTGACGTGCCACAGCACTACGATATCGTCAACAATGCCATCCAAGAGGAAGTAATCAAAGATGAACTAAATCCCTACGAGGAGCGCTTTTTAACAGCCAGCCTGTTTCTTTCGATGCTCCCCCTTCACCGTCAAGAGCCCTTGCACTGCGTCATGTTCAGCTGCATTGCAGTTCTGATCCTGGAAAATCGCTTTGACAACGTGTTGAAAGCGAGCTTGAGCATCTAA